One Ignavibacteria bacterium genomic window carries:
- a CDS encoding Crp/Fnr family transcriptional regulator, producing MNLNILRKITHFSELNDEELKSIYKFCSIKKFNKNDIIFFESEPYKGFYAVLSGLVKVFKVSPEGKEQIINIFEPFGTFAEVPMFKNINSPDSNLSYPANSASLEDDTELLFIPAKEYINFIKSDINLCLKMISVLSLKNVHLNMMLGNITLKDVSKRLAEFLLSEIEKSNQNTATIKLDITRYDLAAYLGTVQETISRTLKRLQNDGIIEVSGKDIFIKDISKLKNLSE from the coding sequence ATGAACTTAAATATATTAAGAAAAATAACGCACTTCTCGGAACTTAATGATGAGGAACTTAAATCTATTTACAAGTTTTGCTCAATAAAGAAATTTAATAAAAACGATATAATTTTTTTTGAATCTGAACCTTACAAAGGTTTTTATGCCGTTTTATCCGGGCTCGTAAAGGTATTTAAAGTATCTCCCGAAGGAAAAGAACAGATAATAAATATTTTTGAACCTTTCGGGACTTTTGCCGAAGTACCTATGTTTAAAAACATTAACTCACCGGATTCCAATCTGAGTTATCCTGCAAATTCTGCTTCTTTGGAAGATGACACGGAGCTTTTATTTATTCCCGCAAAAGAATATATTAATTTCATTAAATCCGACATCAATCTTTGTCTTAAAATGATTTCGGTTCTGTCGCTTAAGAATGTTCATCTTAATATGATGTTAGGAAATATTACTTTAAAAGATGTTTCCAAGCGTCTTGCAGAATTTTTGCTTTCAGAAATTGAAAAATCAAATCAAAATACTGCTACAATCAAGCTCGATATAACACGTTATGACCTTGCTGCATATCTCGGAACAGTTCAGGAAACCATTTCTCGCACCTTAAAAAGACTTCAAAACGATGGTATTATTGAAGTTTCCGGTAAAGATATCTTCATCAAAGATATTTCAAAGCTGAAAAACCTTTCCGAATAA